One region of Anaeromyxobacter paludicola genomic DNA includes:
- a CDS encoding AAA family ATPase: MSLAREIAEIWSAGTPIVYLVTAEEERAVAACRAAARAFEAGFAVWSSARGLDPLDPEARDPARLLEAVARAPAPLVAVLLDFHEALSDHLVSRRLRDLVPKLAAEGRCLAVVAPRLVLDEGLAQHAAVLRVPIPDEGELAAVLDDVLARHAGGRKLDEEPRHRALTAARGMFATQARRAFRRALRADPALGDKGAEVLLAEKKRSLARDLGLELVDTAGGAEQIGGLDSFKAWLAERTLAFSPGAARFGLEAPRGVLLVGVQGCGKSLAAKSVAAQLRVPLLRLDLPRVLGAGAGAEESLARALEAAESIAPVALWVDEIEKGFAGSAPGEGGDPRAARVLGSFSTWLQERRGSVFVVATANDVTRLPPELLRRGRFDELFFVDLPDLEARREILSLHLARRGRDPAAYELPRIAELCADFSGAELEQVVVGALHRAFSFQRELETSDLRRLAQELVPLFVTYEEQIKALREWARGRARTAGREGAVVDLFRRAE; this comes from the coding sequence GTGAGCCTGGCGCGCGAGATCGCCGAGATCTGGTCGGCGGGTACCCCCATCGTCTACCTCGTCACCGCGGAGGAGGAGCGGGCGGTCGCCGCCTGCCGCGCCGCGGCCCGGGCCTTCGAGGCCGGCTTCGCGGTCTGGTCGAGCGCCCGCGGCCTCGACCCGCTCGACCCGGAGGCGCGCGATCCGGCCCGCCTGCTCGAGGCGGTGGCGCGCGCGCCGGCGCCGCTCGTGGCGGTGCTGCTCGACTTCCACGAGGCGCTCTCGGACCACCTCGTCAGCCGGCGCCTGCGCGACCTCGTCCCCAAGCTCGCCGCCGAGGGGCGCTGCCTCGCGGTGGTGGCCCCGCGGCTGGTCCTCGACGAGGGGCTGGCGCAGCACGCCGCCGTGCTCCGCGTGCCCATCCCCGACGAGGGCGAGCTCGCCGCCGTCCTCGACGACGTCCTCGCCCGTCACGCCGGCGGGCGGAAGCTCGACGAGGAGCCGCGGCACCGCGCCCTCACCGCGGCGCGCGGGATGTTCGCGACCCAGGCCCGCCGGGCCTTCCGCCGCGCGCTCCGCGCCGATCCCGCGCTCGGCGACAAGGGGGCGGAGGTGCTGCTGGCCGAGAAGAAGCGGTCGCTGGCGCGCGACCTCGGCCTCGAGCTCGTGGACACCGCCGGCGGCGCCGAGCAGATCGGCGGCCTCGACAGCTTCAAGGCCTGGCTGGCCGAGCGGACCCTGGCGTTCAGCCCCGGCGCGGCCCGCTTCGGCCTCGAGGCCCCGCGCGGCGTGCTCCTCGTCGGCGTCCAGGGGTGCGGGAAGTCGCTCGCGGCGAAGTCGGTGGCGGCGCAGCTCCGCGTCCCCTTGCTCCGGCTCGACCTCCCGCGGGTGCTCGGCGCCGGCGCCGGGGCCGAGGAGAGCCTGGCGAGGGCGCTCGAGGCGGCCGAGTCGATCGCGCCGGTGGCGCTCTGGGTGGACGAGATCGAGAAGGGGTTCGCCGGCAGCGCGCCGGGCGAGGGCGGCGACCCGCGCGCGGCGCGGGTCCTGGGCAGCTTCTCCACCTGGCTGCAGGAGCGGCGGGGCTCGGTCTTCGTGGTGGCCACCGCCAACGACGTGACCCGGCTCCCGCCGGAGCTCCTGCGCCGCGGCCGCTTCGACGAGCTCTTCTTCGTGGACCTGCCCGACCTCGAGGCGCGCCGCGAGATCCTCTCGCTGCACCTCGCGCGGCGGGGGCGCGATCCCGCCGCCTACGAGCTCCCCCGCATCGCCGAGCTCTGCGCCGACTTCTCCGGGGCCGAGCTCGAGCAGGTGGTGGTGGGCGCGCTCCACCGGGCCTTCTCGTTCCAGCGCGAGCTCGAGACCTCCGACCTGCGGCGCCTCGCCCAGGAGCTGGTCCCGCTCTTCGTGACCTACGAGGAGCAGATCAAGGCGCTGCGGGAGTGGGCCCGCGGCCGGGCCCGCACCGCCGGGCGCGAGGGGGCCGTGGTGGACCTGTTCCGCCGGGCCGAGTGA
- a CDS encoding EXORDIUM family protein has protein sequence MPPLGRASLLLSLLLSPVGASAGQPDPDPAPELRPDGKGAVPRGQSHQGQVPGPASVSGTSANGIGYHGGPVILGQTNVYYIWYGAWTDTAARTILDAFAQGIGGSPYFGINGTYYSLDASGASHPVSNAVALAGESFCTSAASGACWQGASNLSDSAIQAVVAGALASGALKTPDPNGVYFVLTSPEVTKSGFCTSYCGWHTHATLQGLDVKYAFVGDAATQCPSACMEQTIGPNGDAGADGMASVVAHELEEAVTDPDLNAWYDRRGRENADKCAWTFGTTSTAPNGALYNLTLGGREYLIQRNWVNAAGGYCALQYP, from the coding sequence ATGCCCCCGCTCGGACGCGCCTCGCTGCTGCTCTCCCTCCTGCTCTCTCCGGTGGGGGCGTCGGCGGGCCAGCCCGACCCCGACCCCGCGCCCGAGCTGCGCCCCGACGGGAAGGGCGCCGTGCCGCGAGGGCAGTCGCACCAGGGCCAGGTCCCGGGCCCGGCCTCGGTCTCGGGCACGAGCGCGAACGGGATCGGCTACCACGGCGGGCCGGTGATCCTGGGCCAGACCAACGTCTACTACATCTGGTACGGCGCCTGGACCGACACCGCCGCGCGCACCATCCTCGACGCCTTCGCGCAGGGGATCGGCGGCAGCCCCTACTTCGGCATCAACGGCACCTACTACTCCCTCGACGCGAGCGGCGCCTCGCACCCCGTCTCGAACGCGGTGGCGCTCGCGGGCGAGAGCTTCTGCACCTCCGCGGCGAGCGGCGCCTGCTGGCAGGGAGCGAGCAACCTCTCCGACTCGGCCATCCAGGCCGTCGTCGCGGGCGCCCTCGCGTCGGGCGCGCTCAAGACCCCCGACCCGAACGGCGTCTACTTCGTCCTCACCTCGCCGGAGGTCACCAAGAGCGGCTTCTGCACGAGCTACTGCGGCTGGCACACGCACGCCACGCTGCAGGGCCTCGACGTGAAGTACGCCTTCGTCGGGGACGCCGCGACGCAGTGCCCGAGCGCCTGCATGGAGCAGACGATCGGGCCGAACGGGGACGCCGGCGCCGACGGGATGGCGAGCGTCGTGGCCCACGAGCTCGAGGAGGCGGTGACCGACCCCGACCTGAACGCCTGGTACGACCGGCGCGGGCGGGAGAACGCGGACAAGTGCGCCTGGACCTTCGGGACGACCTCGACCGCGCCCAACGGCGCGCTCTACAACCTGACGCTGGGCGGGCGGGAGTACCTCATCCAGCGGAACTGGGTGAACGCCGCCGGCGGCTACTGCGCCCTGCAGTATCCCTGA
- a CDS encoding inositol monophosphatase family protein codes for MSDLDLARALDTARRAVEAASAAALAHFRAGVKVEVKPDRTPVTAADRDSEAAILKVIRPAFPEHGVLGEETGEHPGDGETRWIVDPIDGTRGFTRGGSFWGPLVACEHRGRIVAGAMAMPALGEVYWAAKGMGCFLQRGAEPPVRLQVSGIPAWGDATVSLGELHFLLGANLSPPIVRLTTSAAQARCYGDLAGCAMVLTGRAEAWIEAGVKIWDLAPLQILVEEAGGRFTDFSGKATVASGHCVASNGKVHDHVLAALRQGYDKLT; via the coding sequence ATGTCCGACCTCGATCTCGCCCGGGCCCTCGACACCGCTCGCCGCGCCGTGGAGGCCGCCTCGGCCGCCGCGCTGGCGCACTTCCGCGCCGGCGTGAAGGTGGAGGTGAAGCCCGACCGGACCCCGGTCACCGCCGCCGACCGCGACTCGGAGGCGGCCATCCTCAAGGTGATCCGCCCGGCCTTCCCGGAGCACGGCGTCCTCGGCGAGGAGACCGGCGAGCACCCCGGCGACGGCGAGACCCGCTGGATCGTGGACCCCATCGACGGCACGCGCGGCTTCACGCGCGGCGGCAGCTTCTGGGGCCCGCTCGTCGCCTGCGAGCACCGGGGGCGGATCGTGGCCGGCGCGATGGCGATGCCGGCGCTCGGCGAGGTCTACTGGGCGGCGAAGGGGATGGGCTGCTTCCTCCAGCGCGGCGCCGAGCCGCCGGTGCGGCTCCAGGTCTCCGGCATCCCGGCCTGGGGCGACGCCACCGTGAGCCTGGGCGAGCTGCACTTCCTGCTCGGGGCCAACCTCTCCCCGCCCATCGTCCGGCTCACCACCAGCGCCGCCCAGGCCCGCTGCTACGGCGACCTCGCCGGCTGCGCCATGGTGCTCACCGGCCGCGCCGAGGCCTGGATCGAGGCCGGGGTGAAGATCTGGGACCTCGCGCCCCTGCAGATCCTGGTGGAGGAGGCCGGGGGCCGGTTCACCGACTTCTCCGGGAAGGCGACGGTCGCGAGCGGCCACTGCGTCGCCTCGAACGGCAAGGTGCACGACCACGTCCTCGCCGCGCTGCGGCAGGGCTACGACAAGCTGACGTAG